A single window of Methylobacterium nodulans ORS 2060 DNA harbors:
- a CDS encoding 5-formyltetrahydrofolate cyclo-ligase → MGGSGCESDKRLESAAGEHSEFGEYSSPPCFMHELDQNYLGLSGEGKSSSPAAPPSPGLDWPSVRQWRKETRVRLIDQRMRIPSQMRADWSERISQGLKTALAASRDKLIGFYWPFKGEYDARPLLMSLRDQGTRLALPVVVEKAHPLQFREWWPGMPMSRGVWNIPIPSEGEAVIPEVLIAPLVGFDPAGYRLGYGGGFYDRTIAAMPTKPLAIGVGFELARVATIYPQAHDMPMDVIVTEGRR, encoded by the coding sequence ATGGGTGGTTCCGGCTGCGAATCGGACAAGAGGTTGGAGTCAGCCGCGGGGGAGCACTCCGAATTCGGCGAGTACAGCTCACCACCCTGCTTCATGCATGAACTTGACCAGAATTATCTTGGCCTGTCCGGTGAAGGGAAATCGTCGAGTCCTGCAGCACCTCCGAGCCCGGGACTCGATTGGCCGAGTGTGCGGCAGTGGCGGAAGGAGACACGTGTCCGTCTCATCGATCAGCGCATGCGCATCCCATCCCAGATGCGTGCGGACTGGAGCGAAAGAATCAGCCAGGGTTTGAAGACGGCGCTCGCCGCCAGCCGGGACAAGCTGATCGGCTTCTATTGGCCGTTCAAGGGTGAATACGATGCAAGGCCGCTCCTGATGTCTCTGCGCGATCAGGGGACCCGGCTCGCCCTGCCGGTCGTGGTCGAAAAGGCGCATCCACTCCAGTTTCGGGAGTGGTGGCCCGGAATGCCCATGAGCCGCGGAGTGTGGAACATTCCCATCCCCTCGGAGGGTGAGGCTGTGATCCCCGAGGTGCTGATTGCGCCATTGGTCGGCTTTGATCCAGCCGGTTATCGGCTCGGCTATGGCGGCGGGTTCTATGACCGGACCATTGCGGCCATGCCGACGAAACCGCTGGCCATCGGCGTTGGCTTCGAGCTTGCTCGTGTCGCCACGATCTACCCACAGGCGCATGACATGCCAATGGACGTCATCGTAACTGAAGGACGTCGCTGA